One Oryza sativa Japonica Group chromosome 8, ASM3414082v1 DNA window includes the following coding sequences:
- the LOC4345211 gene encoding uncharacterized protein isoform X1, giving the protein MQASCRPQSQVMYECTGRKAHGKFAMADGAIDSSEVQLSTNAHPSHTYTVRPSQIEVELRQELANFKHQRQEDCQSIQNALSEFNNQTKEYMINGSASTPPPQINLAALFPSHSSPTTQQNTTNNSSRNVFNQIDGNNSGNCSQQDAGLSNNEQGDMGNNSENVVLQRMDGSTFGYSSQQTAPATNQGNSKRGRDGDYVDSEDDYADDGNYDDADETPEPFVAAVIVDYPCTK; this is encoded by the exons ATGCAAGCATCTTGTAGACCACAATCACAG GTTATGTACGAATGCACTGGACGCAAGGCACATGGGAAGTTTGCAATGGCGGATGGTGCAATTGATAGCTCAGAAGTGCAATTATCCACAAATGCTCATCCTTCTCACACTTACACAGTTAGACCTAGCCAAATAGAGGTTGAACTGCGTCAAGAGCTTGCTAATTTCAAGCATCAGCGACAAGAGGATTGCCAATCAATACAAAATGCTCTATCTGAGTTCAATAATCAGACAAAGGAG tatatgattaatgGATCTGCAAGTACACCTCCACCTCAGATCAATTTGGCTGCATTATTTCCTAGCCATTCATCTCCAACTACTCAGCAG AATACTACAAATAATAGCTCCAGAAATGTGTTCAACCAAATAGATGGAAATAATAGTGGAAACTGCAGCCAACAAGATGCTGGTTTGAGCAACAATGAACAG gGTGACATGGGAAACAACTCTGAAAATGTGGTGTTACAACGCATGGATGGAAGCACATTTGGTTATTCTAGCCAACAAACTGCTCCTGCTACTAATCAAGGCAACAGTAAGCGAGGGAGAGATGGAGACTATGTTGATAGTGAAGATGATTATGCTGATGATGGAAACTATGATGATGCTGATGAAACTCCTGAACCGTTCGTTGCTGCAGTTATAGTTGATTATCCTTGTACAAAGTAG
- the LOC4345212 gene encoding probable monogalactosyldiacylglycerol synthase 2, chloroplastic isoform X1, whose product MVISVATPRRSIRDAVLGGVLGAGGRQLYQPLRCAFYDGAAGGGLTAALSEDGAEGGVPLPCGRKTAAAKNVLILMSDTGGGHRASAEALRDAFRLEFGDAYQVFVRDLGKEYGGWPLNDMERSYKFMIRHVRLWKVAFHGTSPRWVHGMYLAALAYFYANEVVAGIMRYNPDIIISVHPLMQHIPLWVLKWQSLHPKVPFVTVITDLNTCHPTWFHHGVTRCYCPSAEVAKRALLRGLEPSQIRVYGLPIRPSFCRAVLDKDELRKELDMDPDLPAVLLMGGGEGMGPVEETARALSDELYDRRRRRPVGQIVVICGRNQVLRSTLQSSRWNVPVKIRGFEKQMEKWMGACDCIITKAGPGTIAEALIRGLPIILNDFIPGQDVRWEDSS is encoded by the exons atggtgaTCTCGGTCGCCACCCCCCGCCGCTCCATCCGCGACGCCGTGCTGGGTGGCGTGCTCGGCGCCGGAGGCCGCCAGCTCTACCAGCCCCTCCGCTGCGCCTTctacgacggcgccgccgggggCGGCCTCACCGCCGCGCTCTCGGAGGATGGAGCCGAGGGCGGCGTCCCCCTCCCGTgcgggaggaagacggcggcggcgaagaacgTGCTCATCCTCATGAgcgacaccggcggcggccaccgcgcaTCCGCCGAGGCCCTCCGCGACGCCTTCCGCCTCGAGTTCGGCGACGCCTACCAG GTGTTCGTGAGAGATTTGGGGAAGGAGTACGGCGGGTGGCCACTGAACGACATGGAGCGGTCGTACAAGTTCATGATCCGCCATGTCCGGCTCTGGAAGGTGGCGTTCCACGGCACTTCGCCGCGCTGGGTGCACGGCATGTACCTCGCCGCGCTGGCCTATTTCTACGCCAA CGAGGTGGTGGCCGGGATCATGAGGTACAACCCCGACATTATCATCAGCGTGCACCCGCTGATGCAGCACATCCCGCTGTGGGTGCTCAAGTGGCAGAGCCTCCACCCCAAGGTGCCATTCGTCACCGTCATCACCGACCTCAACACCTGCCACCCGACATG GTTCCACCATGGCGTGACGAGGTGCTACTGCCCGTCGGCGGAGGTGGCCAAGAGGGCACTGCTCCGGGGGCTCGAGCCGTCCCAAATCCGTGTGTACGGGTTGCCGATCAGGCCGTCCTTCTGCCGCGCCGTGCTCGACAAG GATGAGCTGAGGAAAGAGCTGGACATGGATCCCGACCTGCCTGCAGTGCTACtgatgggcggcggcgaggggatggGTCCGGTGGAGGAGACGGCGAGAGCACTCAGCGACGAGCTCTACGATCGCCGGAGACGCCGGCCTGTCGGGCAGATCGTTGTCATCTGTGGCAGGAACCAGGTGCTGCGGTCCACGCTGCAGTCGTCACGGTGGAATGTCCCTGTCAAG ATTAGAGGGTTCGAAAAGCAGATGGAGAAGTGGATGGGCGCTTGCGATTGCATCATCACAAAG GCTGGTCCTGGTACAATTGCAGAGGCCCTGATAAGAGGACTCCCAATTATTCTCAACGACTTCATACCTGGACAG GACGTTAGATGGGAAGATTCCTCATGA
- the LOC4345212 gene encoding probable monogalactosyldiacylglycerol synthase 2, chloroplastic gives MVISVATPRRSIRDAVLGGVLGAGGRQLYQPLRCAFYDGAAGGGLTAALSEDGAEGGVPLPCGRKTAAAKNVLILMSDTGGGHRASAEALRDAFRLEFGDAYQVFVRDLGKEYGGWPLNDMERSYKFMIRHVRLWKVAFHGTSPRWVHGMYLAALAYFYANEVVAGIMRYNPDIIISVHPLMQHIPLWVLKWQSLHPKVPFVTVITDLNTCHPTWFHHGVTRCYCPSAEVAKRALLRGLEPSQIRVYGLPIRPSFCRAVLDKDELRKELDMDPDLPAVLLMGGGEGMGPVEETARALSDELYDRRRRRPVGQIVVICGRNQVLRSTLQSSRWNVPVKIRGFEKQMEKWMGACDCIITKAGPGTIAEALIRGLPIILNDFIPGQEVGNVPYVVDNGAGVFSKDPREAARQVARWFTTHTNELRRYSLNALKLAQPEAVFDIVKDIHKLQQQPATVTRIPYSLTSSFSYSI, from the exons atggtgaTCTCGGTCGCCACCCCCCGCCGCTCCATCCGCGACGCCGTGCTGGGTGGCGTGCTCGGCGCCGGAGGCCGCCAGCTCTACCAGCCCCTCCGCTGCGCCTTctacgacggcgccgccgggggCGGCCTCACCGCCGCGCTCTCGGAGGATGGAGCCGAGGGCGGCGTCCCCCTCCCGTgcgggaggaagacggcggcggcgaagaacgTGCTCATCCTCATGAgcgacaccggcggcggccaccgcgcaTCCGCCGAGGCCCTCCGCGACGCCTTCCGCCTCGAGTTCGGCGACGCCTACCAG GTGTTCGTGAGAGATTTGGGGAAGGAGTACGGCGGGTGGCCACTGAACGACATGGAGCGGTCGTACAAGTTCATGATCCGCCATGTCCGGCTCTGGAAGGTGGCGTTCCACGGCACTTCGCCGCGCTGGGTGCACGGCATGTACCTCGCCGCGCTGGCCTATTTCTACGCCAA CGAGGTGGTGGCCGGGATCATGAGGTACAACCCCGACATTATCATCAGCGTGCACCCGCTGATGCAGCACATCCCGCTGTGGGTGCTCAAGTGGCAGAGCCTCCACCCCAAGGTGCCATTCGTCACCGTCATCACCGACCTCAACACCTGCCACCCGACATG GTTCCACCATGGCGTGACGAGGTGCTACTGCCCGTCGGCGGAGGTGGCCAAGAGGGCACTGCTCCGGGGGCTCGAGCCGTCCCAAATCCGTGTGTACGGGTTGCCGATCAGGCCGTCCTTCTGCCGCGCCGTGCTCGACAAG GATGAGCTGAGGAAAGAGCTGGACATGGATCCCGACCTGCCTGCAGTGCTACtgatgggcggcggcgaggggatggGTCCGGTGGAGGAGACGGCGAGAGCACTCAGCGACGAGCTCTACGATCGCCGGAGACGCCGGCCTGTCGGGCAGATCGTTGTCATCTGTGGCAGGAACCAGGTGCTGCGGTCCACGCTGCAGTCGTCACGGTGGAATGTCCCTGTCAAG ATTAGAGGGTTCGAAAAGCAGATGGAGAAGTGGATGGGCGCTTGCGATTGCATCATCACAAAG GCTGGTCCTGGTACAATTGCAGAGGCCCTGATAAGAGGACTCCCAATTATTCTCAACGACTTCATACCTGGACAG GAAGTCGGGAATGTGCCTTACGTCGTGGACAATGGTGCCGGTGTGTTCTCCAAGGACCCGAGGGAAGCCGCGAGACAGGTTGCCAGATGGTTCACCACACACACAAACGAGCTCCGGAGATACTCCCTCAACGCGCTGAAGCTAGCGCAGCCAGAAGCCGTGTTCGACATCGTGAAGGACATCCACAAGCTCCAGCAGCAGCCTGCCACGGTGACGCGGATCCCTTACTCCCTGACCTCATCGTTCTCATACAGCATATGA
- the LOC4345211 gene encoding uncharacterized protein isoform X2 yields MYECTGRKAHGKFAMADGAIDSSEVQLSTNAHPSHTYTVRPSQIEVELRQELANFKHQRQEDCQSIQNALSEFNNQTKEYMINGSASTPPPQINLAALFPSHSSPTTQQNTTNNSSRNVFNQIDGNNSGNCSQQDAGLSNNEQGDMGNNSENVVLQRMDGSTFGYSSQQTAPATNQGNSKRGRDGDYVDSEDDYADDGNYDDADETPEPFVAAVIVDYPCTK; encoded by the exons ATGTACGAATGCACTGGACGCAAGGCACATGGGAAGTTTGCAATGGCGGATGGTGCAATTGATAGCTCAGAAGTGCAATTATCCACAAATGCTCATCCTTCTCACACTTACACAGTTAGACCTAGCCAAATAGAGGTTGAACTGCGTCAAGAGCTTGCTAATTTCAAGCATCAGCGACAAGAGGATTGCCAATCAATACAAAATGCTCTATCTGAGTTCAATAATCAGACAAAGGAG tatatgattaatgGATCTGCAAGTACACCTCCACCTCAGATCAATTTGGCTGCATTATTTCCTAGCCATTCATCTCCAACTACTCAGCAG AATACTACAAATAATAGCTCCAGAAATGTGTTCAACCAAATAGATGGAAATAATAGTGGAAACTGCAGCCAACAAGATGCTGGTTTGAGCAACAATGAACAG gGTGACATGGGAAACAACTCTGAAAATGTGGTGTTACAACGCATGGATGGAAGCACATTTGGTTATTCTAGCCAACAAACTGCTCCTGCTACTAATCAAGGCAACAGTAAGCGAGGGAGAGATGGAGACTATGTTGATAGTGAAGATGATTATGCTGATGATGGAAACTATGATGATGCTGATGAAACTCCTGAACCGTTCGTTGCTGCAGTTATAGTTGATTATCCTTGTACAAAGTAG